The Flavobacteriales bacterium genomic sequence GGTTGATTTTACCGATCAGTCGTTGATTGCTTTGTCCCAGTCATACAAACTGGCGAAAATGCTGGATGCCGAGATCACCTTGTTAAAAGTGATTGAGCAGCATGGTTTTTTGTCCGGTTTGTTTCAGAAACATGAGGATGAAGTGACCGCTGAAATCCAGTCGAAACTGGATGCCTTGGTAAAGCAAACTGAAGAGAAGGCGGGAGTGCGTGTGAATTCGTTGATTGCCAAAGGAAAGCCGTATGAGAAGATACTGGAGGTAGCCGGAATGATCAACACGGTTTTGATCATGATGGGCACCAGTGGCGGAGCACCTGGTCTGAAAGGCATGTTGATCGGATCCAATGCGTTGCATATCGTAAGACAAACCAGCTGTCCTGTCATCACCATCCGGGGCAAACACCACCGGGATGGGTGTGACCTGATTGTGTTGCCCCTGGATCTGACCAAGGAAACCAAGCAAAAGGTTGACAAGGCGGTGATGTTCGCTAAAATGTTCGATGCCAAGATCGCCATCGTTTCTGCGATGTTCACCAAGGATGAGTTCATTGTGAACAAGCTGAACCGCCAGATGCAACAAGTAAAAGCCTTCATCCAGGAACGGGGTATTTCATGCAATGCAGAGATTGTGAAAGGTTTGAAGGGCCAGGAAACAGAGGCGGATGTTATTGTGGACTATGCCAAAAGGGTAGAAGGCGACCTCATCGTCATCATGACCCAGCAAGAGACTGAAATGACGGACCTGTTCCTGGGATCCACGGCCCAGAGAATCATCAGTGAGTCTGACATTCCGGTGTTATCCCTGGTTCCCGAGAAGGTGTTGGATGGCGGTAACATCGTTACACCTTATTAAGTTTCAAAGTATCTTTTCCCTTATAAAGCAAAAGGCCTTTCGTCATTGACGGAAGGCCTTTTTGTATGTGAAAATACCGGAGTTCCGGGTGTAGGCGATTAAAATTCGGGAAGGAAATAGCGAACGGATACGCCCACCATGGAAAACATGTCCACGCCACCGGTCACACCATTGTCATATCCGTCCAGGTAGTCGGTTGTGGTGAAATAGAGTGAGCCTTTGATGTCGGCCTGTACATTCTCGTGCAGCTTGAAGGTAACACCGAGGGTAAGCGGAAACGTGAATGCCGCATGGGATGAATCCAGTTTGGTTTCGTAAACATAGTCGCGGTTCATCTCTTTGGCATTGATGGCATCCGGGGCGTTTTCGGCCCTGTTCATGATCTTGCCATTCGTCCAGTAATAATAGTCGGTGTTTCCGGCTTTCAGGTCGGTCTTGGAATTGAAATACATGAATCCCACGCCGGCGGCCAGGTAGGGAGCCATCTCAATGTCATAGGCCAGGGTGAGGTCGTTGTCGGAATGTAGCATGAGCTGTCCGTCCAACTGGATGATGTTGCTCAGGAAATTTTTATTTCTGCTGGGTTGATTGGAGCGTTCACTTTTGCTGATTCTTCCGAAAAGAAGATTCCCGGACACGCCTATGTAATCGGTCAGTCTTTTTTGCCCTATGAGTCCGAACATCCTTCGTTCCGTGGCGAAACTGACCAGGTCATTGTGTGTGCCATAGCCGATGTCACCGAAGTATGACAAGCTGCCGAACGTGATTCCTGCTGAAATGCGCATGTCTGGCCCGACATGTTGCATTTCTTCTTCCTCCTGCGCAGATACCTGTATGCTTGCCAATGTCAGGAGTGCAAGCAAAGCCGATGAGTAAATGTGTTTCTTCATTTGGAATGCGTTTGGCATGAATCCTTGGGAAAGGCCTAAAGGTAGAAAATTGGTGTTGGATTCCAAATAATGCAAGGGTGGCAAATGGGCTTGGATTGATAGGTCTAGTGGTAGCATTTGAACGACTCGAAGGCCTGCTTGAGGTCGTCCCAGATCATGCCACGTGGGTCGAGTTGCGGACTGTAAGCAATCTCGATCAGATATACCTTGTTTTCCTGCTGCACCAGTTCCATCCAGCGATGGATATCCAGTGTTGTTGTTTTACTTCCGAAGTGAACATGTTTGAGTTGAAGCTTGCTTGCCATCAGGATGTTGTTCTCATCCGCAACCAGCTTTTCCACGTCATAAATCAGGTTGGCTGCGGTGGAGATGAAGTAGTTGGCCAGTGAAAAAGCCGGATCGGTGGTTTCATTCTCAGACCTTTCGAATACCGTTACGCCGAAGTAGGGGATGAAGGAAAGGGAAAGCGAATTGGCACTGCTGTCCGTTGCATTGGAGTCGGTCAACAGGAATATGTTGGCCAGCATCGGGCGGCTGCGTGGTTCCAGGCCGATCTTAATCGGTGCCGCCACTTCCCATTTGGTGGAAACACTTTTCTTGAGGATGGAACCGAACTTGGAAATTCCTGTGCTTTCACGGAAGCATGTCAATGCTTCTTCGTAAGGACGCTCCTGGTAATCCGATACCAGGCAGCCCAGGGCCATTTTCATCCGGCTGAATGAAAGGAATGCATCCATGTTTTCCGGAGATGTTTCAAAATTAACGCCCTTGAGGTAGGCATCGAAACCGTGGACCCTTTCAATTTCAGGTCTGATGCCTTCCGGTAGTCTGAAGCTGAATCCGTCTTCTTTGCTGTAATAAAACTGCGTGGTGTCTTCGTGAAAGAATTCGTCCCAGGGTAAAATGATTTTGCGGTTGGCCACCGAAATGCTCCGCCCGTCCATGTTTGTGACGGTGATTTTGGAATTGTTGGAGAAATGATCCAGGATCGCCACCTGGCAAATCACCATGAAGAAAATGATGTACACATAGATCGCATTGATTTTGCGCACATCACGTTTGTTCCGCTTCTTGTCTTCCGACAGAAGCCTGTAGGTGACAAAGGCCAGGATCGTACCCAGTCCTATCAGAACGTATATGGCTATTTCAAAGGTTCCCATCCTTCAGGACCATCGGGTGACATCATCAGCCCGGCAAGGTAGATAATTTCTTAAAGAAGGCCTGTGCCTTTTGCTGGATCTGGTCGGATTCCACCATGAAACCGTCATGCCCGTAAGTGGAATCAATGGTTTCAAGTGTGGCGTTGGGCATGTGGTCGGCCAGGTATTGTTGTTCTGAGACCGGGCACAGGATGTCACTGTTGATGCCCATGATGAGTGTTGGTGCGGTTATCGTTGCAAGCGTGGTTTCAATGGAAGCTCGGCCACGACCAAGGTTGTGACTGTCCATCGCATGGGTCAGCACCCAGTATGAATATGCATTATAGCGCTTGACCAGCTTATCTCCCTGGTAACGGAGATAAGAACTGGCCTTGAAGTTGTCCAGGCGGTCGTCATCATCGGTCTGGGCCTGTTTGAATATCTCAAAGCTGCGGTAGGTCAGCATGCCGATGGCCCTGGCCAAAGATAAACCTTGCGCAGCGTCACCGATGTTCCCTTTTTTCCAGTTGGGGTCCAGTTCAATGGCCATCCGCTGTGTTTCATGAACACCAATGGCCCACGATGTTTCCTTTGCATTGGTGGCCAGCAGGATGTTGCATCCGAACAGACCGGGTTCCATGCTGTTCCATTCCAATACCTGGTATCCACCCATGGAACCTCCGATGGCCGTATGGATTTTTCGGATACCCAGGTGGTCTTTCAGTAACCTGTGTGCATGAACGATATCCCTGATTGTAATGGGAGGAAAGGTGTCCAGGTAGGGTTGGCCCGTTTCAGGATTGAGGGAGGAAGGACCGGTGGTTCCGTAGCATGAGCCGAGGTTGTTGGCGCATACAATGAAATGCCGGCTCGGGTCAAGGAGTTTTCCTTCACCGAACAACACCGACCACCAGTCTGCCACATCGGAATTGGCGGTCAGGTGATGCATGACCCAGATCACGTTGTTGCCCATGGCGTTTAGCTCGCCGTAGGTGTGATAGGCAATGTCGAGGGCCGGTAACCGTCCTCCGCGTTCCAGCTCGAAAGTTTCGGCATGGTGATATGTTTGCGCCGGGTTCATGCAATTGCGATGGTAAAATAATACCTGTTTTGGGGCACAAATATAAGCTTTGAAATGCTATCCGATTAGGAAACCACCCGTGAACTTTCTTCATAAGACCCGGATTCACACGGATGTGTTCAATAATCGTATCTTTGGAGCCTTGATTTCCAGCCATGAAAATTGAACTGAACAGACTAGATGACGCTTTCCGATTCAAAGCGACCAGCGAAGACGGAAACAGCATTATTATGGATGCCGGCCCCAACCTGGGCGCCCAGGGGAAAGGGGTTCGTCCCATGCAGACTTTGTTGATGGGATTGGGCGGTTGTAGCGGTATTGATATCGTTATGATTCTTAAAAAACAGCAACAGCAGATCGATGATTTTCACATGGAGATAGAAGGTGAACGGGAAGCTGGCAAAGAGCCCTCCCTGTGGAAGGAAGTTCATGTGAAGTTTTACCTGGATGGCCCGCTTGACCCACAAAAGGCGTGGCGTGCGGTCGACTTGTCAATGAATAAGTACTGCTCGGTCGCCAAAACACTGGAGGCCCACGCGCATATCACCTTTTCCGTATTTGTAAACAACCAGGAGGTTCACTCCGAAGCTTAGTGTTATGAGTGATTTTCAAGAATTCGAAACCCTGGCCATCCGGAACCAGGCAGAAAAAACCCAATTCAAGGAACATGCGGTACCTATGTTCCTCACCTCCAGCTTTACTTTCGATGATGCGGAAGAAATGCGCGCTGCTTTTGCATCAGAGATAGATCGTAATATTTACAGTCGCTTCTCCAATCCCAACACTTCAGAGCTGGTAGAAAAAATGTGTGCCCTGGAAGAGGCGGAGGCGGGATTTGCATTCGCTTCCGGTATGGCCGGGATCTTTGCGTCTTTCGCCGGTGTGCTGAAGGCAGGTGATCATATCGTGGCCTCACGATCCATCTTCGGTGCCATTCATACCATGCTCGCCAATGTTCTCTCACGATTTGGGATCACACATACCCTGGTGGATGCAGATAAACCACAGGCATGGGAAGCGGCCATTCAACCCAACACCCGGATGATTTTCCTGGAAACTCCTTCCAATCCCGGATTGGATATTGTTGACCTGGAGTGGGCGGGAAACCTGGCGGATAAGCACAACCTCATCCTGAATGTAGATAACTGTTTTGCTACGCCCTACCTGCAACGACCCATGGATTACGGAGCGCACATTGTTTCTCATTCTGCCACCAAGTATATCGACGGTCAGGGTCGTGTGATGGGAGGTGTGGTGGTGGGCCGCAAGCAATACATAGACGAGATCTACCAGTTTGCACGTACCACCGGCCCGTCCATGTCGCCTTTTAATGCATGGGTGCTGAGTAAGAGTTTGGAAACATTGGCTATTCGGATGGAAAGACATTGTTCCAATGCCCACAAGTTGGCAACCTGCCTGGACAGTCATCCCGAAGTAGAGTGGGTGCGGTATCCATTCCTGACTTCACACCCCCAGTATGAGATAGCGCAAAGGCAAATGAAATTGGGCGGCGGCATAGTGACTTTTCAGGTGAAGGGCGGACTTGAACGTGGAAAGAAATTCCTGGATGCGCTGGAAATGGCTTCGCTGACCGCCAACCTGGGCGACAGTCGTACGATAGCCACACATCCCGCATCTACCACACATAGCAAACTTTCCGATGAAGAGCGTATGGCGGTGGGAATTACACCCGGACTCGTGCGTGTCTCCGTGGGGCTTGAGAACATCATAGATATCATTAAGGATATCGAACAGGCCCTGGAACGTTCTAAGTAAGCAGGGTGTGGCACTTGCGCTGAAATCATTCAGGTAAATAAGGGAGAGCCATGATAACCCTAGTCATTATCGTCATTACAGGACTGGTATCGGTTCAGGCATTTTCCAATCATGAGCTGTTTCTTAGGTTGCGTTTCAATGCCTATGTAACCCGCAATCAGAAACAATGGTACCGACTTGGGTCATATGCATTGTTGCATGCAGATTGGATGCATCTGATCGTGAACATGTTCGTGCTCTATTCCTTCGGACAACAGGTAGAGTTGGAATATCGGGCTTACTTCGGTCCCATTGGCATGCTCTTTTATGTGTTGTTGTATACGAGTTCGGTGGTGATGTCCATCATTCCAAGCTATGAGCAACAGAAGAACAATCCGGTTTACAACAGTGTGGGAGCGTCCGGTGCGGTATCTGCCGTGCTGTTTGCGCAGGTGTTGTTTGATCCGCTCGGCCAGGTTGCATTGTATGGGATCATTCCAATGCCTTCAATTCTTTTTGCGGTGGTTTACCTCGGGTATTCATGGTACATGGGTAAGCAAGGCCGCGATAACATCAACCACCATGCTCATTTTTTCGGAGCTGTATATGGCATGCTGTTTACCGTGTTGTTGGATAAGCAGATAGCTGTTAACTTCTGGGAGCTGATCAAATACAAGTATTTCGGTTGAAAAACAAAGCCATATTTCTGGACAGGGACGGCGTAATCAATAAAGAACGCGGAGCATATACCTACTTGCCGGAAGACTTTGAACTGAACCACGGATTGCTGGAAAACCTATGGCGATTACAACGGGCGGGTTTCCTGTTGGTCGTGGTTAGCAACCAAAGTGGTATAGCTAAAGGCTTGTACAAGGAAGCGGACGCGTTGCGGCTGCATGAGATGTTTCTCGCAGCCTGCAGGGAAAAATCCATCGAAATAGCAGCGTTTTATTTTTGCCCGCATCACCCCGATTCCGGTCAATGTCTATGCCGCAAGCCCGGCTCGTTAATGATTGAAAAAGCCCTTGCACGTTTTGATGTGGATGCGGGTAAGTCTTTTCTTATTGGTGACCGTGAACGGGATGTCCGGGCGGCTGAAGCGGTAGGGGTAAAGGGCATATTGGTGGCATCCAATGAAGATATCACGGCTGTTACAAACCGCATCCTTCAGGCGTCATGAACCCTTCCATTATTTTGGTAAATGGTGAAATCCGTTCTTCGGAAGAACCGGTGTTATCTTCCTTCAATCGCTCATTCCGTTATGGCGATGGTTTGTTTGAGACCATGTATTGGTCTGATGGCAGGCTGTGGTTCGCAAATGATCATGTGGCCCGGTTGAATGAGGGTTTGGGCGTTCTTGAAATGACGCTGGAAAAATGTGGTGATACGGCGTATTGGACGGAGCAGGTGAAGCTACTGACCGCTCGGGCAGGCCTGGAACGTGCCCGCATCCGGCTGCAGGTGTATCGCAATGAAGGTGGGTTATATCTGCCAACGGAATATGCTGCATCATGGATCATGGAAGCAGGCCTTTTACCGGAGGTGCTGGTGCGAGAAAAAAGAAGGGTGATGGTTCTGGATGCACAGGTGGATTCCGGCCCATTGTCTCATCTGAAAACATGCAATCGATTGCCACAAGTGTGGGCCGCGGTAAAAACCAGCAAAGGAGGATATGATGATGCTATTCTGCTGAATGGGAAAGGACGGGTGGCGGAAGCCATTTCGTCGAATCTGTTTTTGGTTTGCGGGAATCGGTTGGTTACGCCTGCCATCGGTGAGGGTTGTGTAGCGGGTGTGATGCGCAAACAGGTATTGGTCTGGGGTAAGGAACTTGGAATGGAAACAGAGGAAAGGGGAGTGG encodes the following:
- a CDS encoding outer membrane beta-barrel protein, with translation MKKHIYSSALLALLTLASIQVSAQEEEEMQHVGPDMRISAGITFGSLSYFGDIGYGTHNDLVSFATERRMFGLIGQKRLTDYIGVSGNLLFGRISKSERSNQPSRNKNFLSNIIQLDGQLMLHSDNDLTLAYDIEMAPYLAAGVGFMYFNSKTDLKAGNTDYYYWTNGKIMNRAENAPDAINAKEMNRDYVYETKLDSSHAAFTFPLTLGVTFKLHENVQADIKGSLYFTTTDYLDGYDNGVTGGVDMFSMVGVSVRYFLPEF
- the metX gene encoding homoserine O-acetyltransferase, coding for MNPAQTYHHAETFELERGGRLPALDIAYHTYGELNAMGNNVIWVMHHLTANSDVADWWSVLFGEGKLLDPSRHFIVCANNLGSCYGTTGPSSLNPETGQPYLDTFPPITIRDIVHAHRLLKDHLGIRKIHTAIGGSMGGYQVLEWNSMEPGLFGCNILLATNAKETSWAIGVHETQRMAIELDPNWKKGNIGDAAQGLSLARAIGMLTYRSFEIFKQAQTDDDDRLDNFKASSYLRYQGDKLVKRYNAYSYWVLTHAMDSHNLGRGRASIETTLATITAPTLIMGINSDILCPVSEQQYLADHMPNATLETIDSTYGHDGFMVESDQIQQKAQAFFKKLSTLPG
- a CDS encoding universal stress protein; this translates as MDASTKQILVPVDFTDQSLIALSQSYKLAKMLDAEITLLKVIEQHGFLSGLFQKHEDEVTAEIQSKLDALVKQTEEKAGVRVNSLIAKGKPYEKILEVAGMINTVLIMMGTSGGAPGLKGMLIGSNALHIVRQTSCPVITIRGKHHRDGCDLIVLPLDLTKETKQKVDKAVMFAKMFDAKIAIVSAMFTKDEFIVNKLNRQMQQVKAFIQERGISCNAEIVKGLKGQETEADVIVDYAKRVEGDLIVIMTQQETEMTDLFLGSTAQRIISESDIPVLSLVPEKVLDGGNIVTPY
- a CDS encoding OsmC family protein codes for the protein MKIELNRLDDAFRFKATSEDGNSIIMDAGPNLGAQGKGVRPMQTLLMGLGGCSGIDIVMILKKQQQQIDDFHMEIEGEREAGKEPSLWKEVHVKFYLDGPLDPQKAWRAVDLSMNKYCSVAKTLEAHAHITFSVFVNNQEVHSEA
- a CDS encoding aminotransferase class IV yields the protein MNPSIILVNGEIRSSEEPVLSSFNRSFRYGDGLFETMYWSDGRLWFANDHVARLNEGLGVLEMTLEKCGDTAYWTEQVKLLTARAGLERARIRLQVYRNEGGLYLPTEYAASWIMEAGLLPEVLVREKRRVMVLDAQVDSGPLSHLKTCNRLPQVWAAVKTSKGGYDDAILLNGKGRVAEAISSNLFLVCGNRLVTPAIGEGCVAGVMRKQVLVWGKELGMETEERGVVPDELYDADEIFLTNAISGIVSVRTLVNRSYRATKADLIRQHGLSNR
- a CDS encoding HAD family hydrolase; the encoded protein is MKNKAIFLDRDGVINKERGAYTYLPEDFELNHGLLENLWRLQRAGFLLVVVSNQSGIAKGLYKEADALRLHEMFLAACREKSIEIAAFYFCPHHPDSGQCLCRKPGSLMIEKALARFDVDAGKSFLIGDRERDVRAAEAVGVKGILVASNEDITAVTNRILQAS
- a CDS encoding O-succinylhomoserine sulfhydrylase, which translates into the protein MSDFQEFETLAIRNQAEKTQFKEHAVPMFLTSSFTFDDAEEMRAAFASEIDRNIYSRFSNPNTSELVEKMCALEEAEAGFAFASGMAGIFASFAGVLKAGDHIVASRSIFGAIHTMLANVLSRFGITHTLVDADKPQAWEAAIQPNTRMIFLETPSNPGLDIVDLEWAGNLADKHNLILNVDNCFATPYLQRPMDYGAHIVSHSATKYIDGQGRVMGGVVVGRKQYIDEIYQFARTTGPSMSPFNAWVLSKSLETLAIRMERHCSNAHKLATCLDSHPEVEWVRYPFLTSHPQYEIAQRQMKLGGGIVTFQVKGGLERGKKFLDALEMASLTANLGDSRTIATHPASTTHSKLSDEERMAVGITPGLVRVSVGLENIIDIIKDIEQALERSK
- a CDS encoding rhomboid family intramembrane serine protease, producing MITLVIIVITGLVSVQAFSNHELFLRLRFNAYVTRNQKQWYRLGSYALLHADWMHLIVNMFVLYSFGQQVELEYRAYFGPIGMLFYVLLYTSSVVMSIIPSYEQQKNNPVYNSVGASGAVSAVLFAQVLFDPLGQVALYGIIPMPSILFAVVYLGYSWYMGKQGRDNINHHAHFFGAVYGMLFTVLLDKQIAVNFWELIKYKYFG